A genomic stretch from Oreochromis aureus strain Israel breed Guangdong linkage group 17, ZZ_aureus, whole genome shotgun sequence includes:
- the eri1 gene encoding 3'-5' exoribonuclease 1, which translates to MDEHKENIHGQEDHVKTSSVNEHEKEKPSSRLCPAGESAPQVSPSQSKGDFSHPVYKEIALANGHINRMTKDELRIKLAELKLDTRGVKDVMKKRLKSHYKKQKLMQTAAEGGPTDTYYDYICVVDFEATCEEDNPSDFLHEIIEFPMVLINTHTLEIVDTFQEYVKPELNPQLSDFCVKLTGITQKMVDEADPFPVVLQRVVSWLQERELGTKYKYAILTDGSWDMSKFLNIQCRVSRIKYPPFAKKWINIRKSYGNFYKVPRTQTKLSTMLEKLGLTYEGRPHSGLDDSRNIARIAVRMLQDGCQLRVNERMHGGQLLSVPSSAPVEGAPPPHNPRSRD; encoded by the exons ATGGACGAACACAAGGAGAACATTCACGGCCAGGAAGACCATGTGAAGACGTCCAGTGTAAACGAGCATGAGAAG GAGAAGCCTAGCAGCAGGTTGTGTCCTGCGGGAGAATCAGCTCCTCAGGTGTCCCCGTCTCAGTCGAAGGGTGACTTCAGCCATCCGGTGTACAAAGAGATTGCTTTGGCCAATGGCCACATCAACCGCATGACGAAGGATGAACTTCGGATCAAGTTAGCGGAGCTTAAGCTCGACACACG AGGAGTGAAGGATGTGATGAAGAAGAGATTGAAGAGCCACTATAAGAAACAGAAGCTGATGCAGACGGCAGCAGAGGGAGGCCCCACCGACACGTACTACGACTACATCTGTGTGGTGGACTTTGAAGCCACATGTGAAGAGGACAATCCCTCAGACTTCCTCCACGAAATCATTGAGTTCCCCATGGTTCTCATCAACACGCACACCTTGGAGATT GTGGACACCTTTCAGGAGTACGTGAAGCCCGAGCTTAACCCACAGCTCTCAGACTTCTGTGTGAAGCTGACGGGAATTACGCAG AAAATGGTCGATGAAGCAGACCCGTTCCCAGTAGTCCTGCAGCGAGTTGTGTCGTGGCTTCAGGAAAGGGAACTCggaacaaaatacaaatacgCCATCCTGACTGACGG GTCGTGGGATATGAGCAAGTTCCTCAACATCCAGTGTCGGGTCAGCCGAATCAAATATCCTCCGTTTGCAAAGAAGTGGATAAACATAAGAAAGTCATACGGAAACTTCTACAAG GTGCCGCGTACTCAGACGAAGCTGAGCACCATGCTGGAGAAACTCGGCCTGACGTACGAAGGTCGTCCTCACTCCGGGCTTGATGACTCACGCAACATAGCGAGGATAGCTGTCCGCATGCTGCAGGATGGCTGCCAGCTGCGTGTCAACGAGCGCATGCACGGTGGCCAGCTGCTCTCGGTTCCCAGCTCGGCGCCTGTGGAAGGAGCTCCGCCTCCACACAACCCCCGCAGCAGGGACTAG